Proteins encoded by one window of Channa argus isolate prfri chromosome 1, Channa argus male v1.0, whole genome shotgun sequence:
- the LOC137139764 gene encoding DELTA-stichotoxin-Hcr4b-like — MVHRNCSVEIINNSDNYTLANPRVYTDHGHCEVPPAPMVPAGSTGNAYFNKTTGAATGAVGVFTYDLFNEQYQNYSHILAIMFSVPFDRDLYSNCFAVGIFARGTECDYNLYDIMYNGVEDCFVRSDGNGSSSCFQGEYVSVSASMSESHEAVLRVDISDNY, encoded by the exons ATGGTTCACCGCAATTGCTCTGTGGAAATTATCAACAACTCTGACAACTACACTCTGGCAAACCCAAG GGTATACACTGATCATGGCCACTGCGAGGTCCCCCCAGCACCCATGGTGCCTGCTGGCTCCACTGGAAATGCATACTTCAACAAGACCACAGGTGCTGCGACCGGAGCTGTTGGTGTCTTCACCTACGATCTTTTTAACGAACAGTACCAAAACTACAGCCACATTTTGGCCATCATGTTCTCCGTGCCCTTCGACCGAGACCTCTACTCCAACTGCTTCGCTGTGGGGATCTTTGCAAGAGGAACTGAATGCGACTACAATCTGTATGACATCATGTACAATGGGGTTGAAGACTGTTTTGTAAGATCAGATGGGAATGGGTCAAGCAGTTGTTTTCAGGGGGAATATGTTAGTGTCAGTGCTTCCATGTCAGAATCACATGAAGCCGTCTTGAGGGTGGATATCAgtgataattattaa